From the Hordeum vulgare subsp. vulgare chromosome 1H, MorexV3_pseudomolecules_assembly, whole genome shotgun sequence genome, the window tggtagtacacgtctcccgaccgtgccggcgacccgcgagcagaggccggtgattaggtCTGAAGGGGAGAAGTGAGTGCATTTgctctttttgtaccttttgccttcaagtttcttcaaatatcaaaTGCaatgaccttgtcatactgcacAAGTTGGCATCACCCCCATGGAGTCCGCAAGCCCGACacaatccttggtgtgctttgccggcaaaatttctcggggtttgtcacgttgcccggtgagggtgaggttcctacactaggatttagttGGGAGCACTACAAGGCTGCCCAGGCCCCGTCGTCTTGCCCCACACAAGGGCTGAGATGGTGATTAAcaacttttgggtaatttctccttttacacaatataaaattaacaatatagctagttattgtactaatcagtgttgtcttgTTTGATTACAAACCTTCTacatgtgtgaggagggatatgaggaggcgacgACCAAGGTTATCAAGGCCGAGTACGCCATGAGGCTCGGTCGCAGGCTGTTCAATACTACTACGCATCACATACTATTAAGAAAGACAAGTGGGAAtaccgtggaaagtttctgaataaggagcaatacatgaaggtaattacctattcttaaggccttgcacttagttttcttgttttcattcgtaggcgtagcactcaaatttctctttatcaacttataggtgcccccgagatggtgtgcggataagatggattgttgggaggcattggtggatgagtggtgcacatgccaatggcgagccgtccacgacaatgcgaaggaccggcgtgcccaaatggttggtatgccacaccatcaaggcagcaccaacttatttcagtttggacggaactgggtatgtggtttgcttcatgattcatgcaattcattcttcatgctagattgagccctttactaatactttgttctctcttttaggcgcatcacaataacacgGAGGTGCTAGAGGTGTACAACCTCTAtgacatggcccatactgcctcatacaagaaggtcaaggcattctttgagtctgacctcgatcatccagagaagttcaccaacatctcctcccacaacaAGCTCGTGAGATACAAAGAGGAGTGGaacgcgaggaaaggggaggactttaacccgagccaggaacctttagaTCAAGAGCCGATGATGATATTTGgtggcaggaggccccatggctcgatagccattggagatgtgctgatacattgtcctctcactctcccggagatcaaggcgtgccagacgagctcctgtcctaagataaggcctcgtccacggccagtcgaactcgccatcgaggttagatatacggactcagaaaactttcgtccattacattgtgtgtgtggccatcgatgattacaatgctaacgaggagtggtgttgcaggccgctcttcaaagagagagagagagagagagagagagaacccagACTGATATTCATGAGCTTCTGCAAGAGAGGGGCCGGGTGGCAGCGGAGAGGGACCGGGAGGCGGCGGAGATGGCTCGGGCTGCGGAGGAGAAGACGACTCGGTTGTTGGAGAAGGAGATAAAAGGTTTGATAAAAGTCCATGAGCTCGAATGAATCTTTACAGGATCAATCCAATCCATCCGTCCGGCTTGTCTGGGGATGAAATATGGTTAGTCCTGGTTCGCTGAGTAGCTTGTGCTTGAAAATACCTTGTACTATGGTTGCCTTGTCGCAACCAGAGAGCCCTTGATCGTTGTTTCAACCATATTTCTTCGTGACACAAAGTTTCTCAAAGTTGAGCCGCAAGAACCAATTCTTCATCACATGGGCCTATGTCGATCCAGGTGGCACAAAGCCTTCTAATCTTTTATGCAAATTCTTGACTCACTTAGATATGTTACCAAACTCCGGATCTCCCCATGAACCTAAGTTTCTTCTGTACCGATAAGAGGGCTTGTAACTCTCCTTCTAAGCCATAATTATAATCCtcaattttctatgattttttaacCAAGTTGTCATAGTCACAATGTGACTGCCACACATTTCCTAGCGAAAAGCGCGCTTGCCACGAGGCCAAGCACAAGATTGCACTCTCCTCGATTCCGTGAGAACATAACAGTGATTTGACGTCGTTGAGATGATATGTTTCACACTTGAGTGTGCAAATAACCTGAGAAAATTGTCGTTCGCAAAAGCTGTGTCGATTCGTGCCTTCGCATTTGCTTTCAACTACTGTTTGCTATCCCATGTGAATGGGACCCCTTCCACCCAAGATCTTGGAAGGAGTAGTAGTCAATAACTTCATAAATAGATGGTAAAGAAGGATTTCCATCAGATGATatgaactccgaaaatcttcAAAACTACAATGGCATGTACAAACATTTGTGGGCCCATGATGAATAAATAGATAGGACAAAATGGTAAGAGTAAAAAAATACATGTTGAATAGTAACTTTAACCCATCAAACTTTGTTCGAAAAGGTCACATATGCGTATGAAACACAATAAACAGAGTAGGTCAAgaagcaaaaaagacaaattatgAGAATGACAAGCTAACATAAATGTTATGATCAGGGAACATACAAGAGATTATAAAGCTTCATAGACAATCATAAATGAAAATCAGATGGGGATTCGCTCCCTCCGATGATCATCAAAAACTTTAGAAGATCAAAGACTCTTATCAACATAGTATATTTTTAGCTATGAATATAGAAAAACCACAAATACTTGCAGAACTTAAAGTGAAGGCCAAATTGTCCATTCCATTGAAAAAGGTGAAGGCCAAATTATCTACTACAGTGATGAGCAGTTCGGCAAACACGAAAAAAGGAATTCCATGCCCCCATGCAGGATCGAACTACAGACCTTCAGTTTACAAGACTGACGCTCTACCACTGAGCTATAGGGGCGAATTTGCCTGTGTAACTCAGAgtatttatttgtttatttaaAACCATGATGCTGATTTTGTCTCCACGACTGCCCTCGCGGTCTCGGCTATTCCTTTCTCCTTCCCTGCCCAccagtccaccgccgccgcctctccccccgtccccctctcccacctcctccagtggCGGCCAGCAAGCAGCCATGGCGAGCCCCGCGCGCATCGACGTGGATAAGCTGAGCGTGGAGCAGCTCAAGGCGCTCAAGGAGCAGACCGATCTGGAGGTCAATCTCCTCCAGGACAGCCTATCCAAGATCCGCACCGCCGCCACTCGCCTCGAGAACGCCACGGCCGCCCTCCACGAGCTCTCCCTCCGCCCCCAAGGCACGGCTCGGCCAACCCTAAATCCCTCCATCTTCTCGCCCTTTCCACGGGGGTTTGGTTAACCCTTTCTTTTGCGGCTTGGCGTGTGCAGGGAAGAAGCTGCTCGTGCCGCTCACGGCGTCCCTCTACGTGCCCGGCACGCTCGACGACGCCGAGAAGGTCCTCGTCGACGTTGGCACGGGCTACTACATCGAGGTATCTTGCACATGATTGGGATTGTAATGGCTTACAGTATGTTAGTTTGTTCACTACTTCAGCGAATCTCTCAACGTAGCAATGCAAATAGGTCATGAGCTTATGAGCTTCTTCAGATATACGgggaaaaaaatcatatttgttgATTTTTGGTGACATTTTGATATTCAGGAAAAACACATGATCCGCTACACAAGTTGCGATGAAAGTTCCACTATTTATTGCACAGAAATCGTCTAAACTCTGGTTGGCCTGTCTTGTTCCGAGTCGGGTTCAGCCAGTGGCGGAGCCAGAAATTTCGTGAAGCCTGGGCAAATATCAAGCCTTTTGTTTGAGAATCATACGTGCATGGATGTTGCCGGGTAAACCAAGACGCACGGTAGAATTTTCCCACTGTTTATCATGTATGTAAGCTGTCTCACAGCCATGGAGCCTGGGCAAGTGCCCGGGGTGGCCGGGCGCTGGCTCCGCCACTGGGTTCAGCCTTGTTTGGGAGGGAGAAGCTAATCATGAAGGTCTCCCGACTTGAACTCTGGCTGCTGATTTAGGATCCATTGGGTGCTTGGTGAATGAGACATAGTTTAGAACTTGCTCATAAGATGCATGTTTTCCTGGCCTGTAATTTAGTTCACCCTTTTAGAACCTGCGAGTACCTTAAGTAATACTAGGAAaattgcccgtgcgttgcaacggtagAAATAAATCACCGCACGCCCGAAACGACATATTCATGTTATCACCTCTCCTTGCCACCATTGGCAATAGTGGTCATATTGTGCACCTATTCACGACGAATGTGATCAATCTCAAGGTGTCGGCTTTGCAGTCACACTAGCAAACCATTTTCGCAAGACCTCCCTCTGTAGACTTGTAATTTTGCCGACTCATAATAGTGGTGGACGCCATCCTTGTCTCATCTACATTTGTTGCAAGCACTATCCATGCACACATGGCCTCTATTTTCCTATCATGTCGTCGGCAATAATACACAACATACCAGGTCTATGCTCCATTGAACTCAAAAGTTAAGAGACCTTAGCAAAAAAATGGAAGAGTTAAATTACGTTTGCCTAATAATTTTCGGGCCCTGATTTGATACCTTTTCAGATGTTGAATTCATCATATTAGGCAAGAAAATCAGTGAATTCATACTCCTTATGGACTGACATTGAGAAACAGAAAAAGGTGTAACATCCATCAGATTAGCACATGAATCCATTCCACTTTCTTGATTAGCAGAGCCAACTCCACATGTCTGCTAAAGTATTATCTATCTGCAAAGTCCTACTCCAATTCCGTTGTCAAACTGTAGTGATTTTTTAGGCCCTCGGTCAAATTAATAGTGATTTTTCAGGCCCTCAGTCAAATTAGATAAAATCAAATTGTTAAACACACGAGTCTGGCGCCGCCTTGTTGGAGGTTCTCGGTTGCCAGACGGCGGACCTGCCCATCACTTACTTGGGCATCCCGCTCACCACCCGCCGGCCCTCCGCGGCACAGATGCAGCCGCTCGTCGACGCCGTGGCCGGGCGCCTCCCGTCGTGGAAAGCGTGGCTCATGAACAAGGCTGGGCGGCTGGCGCTTGTAAAATTGGTGCTCAGTGCGATCCCCATACATCAGATGCTTGCCCTGGCGCCCTCGAAGAAAACTCTGAAGCAGCTCGAGAAGATCCAGCGCGGTTTCCTTTGGGCTGGCCGCGAGGTTGCACTTGGAGGGCACTGCCACGTGAACTGGCGCACGGTCTGCCGGCCGATCGCGTATTGCGGGCTGGGCGTTCGAGACCTTGAGTGCACGGGGCTTGCCCTCAGACTCCTATGGCTTTGGCTATCGAGGACGAACACCGACCGTGCCTGGCAAGGCCTCGACCTGCAGTTCTCACCTGAGGAGCGTGACCTCTTCTACGCCTCCACCTCCATGGTGGTTGGGATGGTCTGACAGCCCTTTTCTGGGAAGACCGCTAGCTCCACGGTCAGTCCATACGCGAGCTCGCGCCCCTGCTCTACCTATGCATCCCCAAAAACAGAAGAAGAGCGCGGACGGTGGCGGAGGGCATTGCCGGCAACGCTTGGGCCCGGGACATCCGCGGAGTTGTAGGCCTGCAAGAGATTGGGCAGTACCTGCGGACATGGCAGCTTGTGACGCACACTATACTATCCACCGAGCCGGACAAGCTCGTTTGGAACTGGACGACCAACGGTGTCTACTCGGCGATCCTGTTACCGGGCCACCTTCCACAGATCGTTGACATGCCGCTCCTGGAATCTCATTTGGAAGGGCTGGGCACCGCCGAAGGTAAAGTTCTTCCATTGGCTCGCCAACCTGGACCGCTGCTGGATTGCGGAGCGGCTCGCTCGCCGCGGCCTTCCCCATCACCCCCGCTGCCTGCTTTGTGACCAAGAGCCGGAGACCATCCGACACTTGCTGCTCACATGCCCTTTTGCGAGGCAGGCTTGGCACAAGACCCTATCTTGGTTGCGCTTGCCGGCCCCGTCGCCAGAACACGACACCTCACTCCAGGACTGGTGGATGAGGGCGAGGGACGCCACATCACCATCAATTCGCAAGGCGCTGATGTCGGCCGCGCTTCTGGTGCCCTGGATGATATGGAAGCATAGGAATGCGTGTGTTTTTGACCATGTTACACCATCGCTCGATGAGCTCATGGACAGGATCAAGGATGAGACCAGGTGTTGGGCAAGAGCCGGGGCCAAAGGGCTTAGGGTAGTCTTGCCCACATCCTGGGATGTTCACTAATTCTCTTGTAACGATGCTGTAATTGCCTCCTAGGAGGatgtaacccccccttcttttcaatacaatgaaacgcaaaggctttttgcgttttctcgaaaaaattGTTAAACACTCATGTTTATATGATGACTCAAGCAAGGTGTCAATCAAATTATGTCAGAATAGCTTTGTTGTGTCCTTCCATAACATGGTCCAGAATAGAAGGATACATGAAACAAAAAGGGTAGTGATATTGAAGTCGATCGATAACAAGTACTTGAAATTTACCATATGTAGCCGATGTCAATGAGCCTCCAATGCAATGGCATGTAGATATTTCATCTGCTCCACGGGCCTATATTTAGCCCACGGTTTGGTGTTGTTCGAGTCCACTTATGCAGGTGTGTGCTCCAAGTTCTTCCTCgatagtaatttctcagcgtgcgAATAGACTGCATGCCAATAATTGCATGTGTCGGTAACATGATGTTCCCTAAGgtaatttagtagtaatagacttTCTCATTAAATCTACACCGCACATGTCAAATTCCTGAACATGACACTTGTCCGTCCGTACCTACAAAATAGCTAGAAAAGCACACATCGGTTAGCCAAAATAAAGAAAGCTGATGACGAGCTTCCTTGACGTCTAGACGTGAGCTTCGTTGGCTCAGTCGTCGCCTCTGCTTCTTGGGGGCTGGTCCGTGGGCCTGGACTCCAGGGGCTCGCCAATCGTGGCCCACGCGTCGGCCACGAAGATGGACGGTAGATCCATGTAGTTGTACGAGGGGCAGAGCGCCACAGAGTCCGGCAGCGGGGTCAGCGGCACCGGAAACCCTGTCAGGAAGTTGTGCTCCGCGTAGAAGGTCGTTATGCGCCCGTCGAACATGTTGTGGGCCACCACCTCGGAGACCTCTTCGGAGATCTTGTTCTTGTTCACGTACAGGCCCGCTGCCGCGAGCACCTCCAGGACCTTGCTCGAGAGGCCGTTGTGGCTCACATCCACCACCGACCACGGCGGCATCGCAGTCACGGCCAGCGACATCATAAAGTTGTTGCGCGACACGGGCAGCAACGACAATCTCGAGAGGGCGAACACCTTCGGCGGGATCGAGCATGAGGCCTTGGCGTCTTGGAGATCCCATAGCTCGAGCTCAACGAATCCGATGAGTCTCTGTCCGGGAACATGATCGCGTTCTAGCAGTTGTACCTGGGACAGCCAGCATCACGTAACGTATGTCGGTACGACCCAATGACACCCCCTAGATGTGAGATTCGCCTCGGCTCGTTCGCCAGTTATACGAAGTCCAAGCCGATAATTTCATGTCTCGTCCTCCTACTCCTCGTTCAAATTCGTCATGTTCTTGATCTGCTGTTTGGAGACGAGCAGTCCTAGAGTACATTGCTCAAGATGTATTCCCTACAGGTCATGGTGCTCGCTTCGAGGAGGCAAAAGATCTCGTCGAGGTTGTGCCATGACAGTGTGGAGACTGCAACGATTGGTGAAAGGTTTTGTATGGGGTGAGTTCCGTCAGGTCATAGGCAGAGTGTTGACACTTCTTGCTCGGGCTTACAAATCGTTCAACTTCTTTGCTTGATCTCGTATATATGGAGACGTGAGGTCCGATCTGATTTGGATTTTGATTTATCACGTCGGTTTCTTTCCAATGGATAGGCCAGTTTCCAAAATCAAAGGACTGCCATGCAGTGGCGGAGCCAGCGCCCGGCCACCCCGGGCACTTGCCCAGGCTCCATGGCTGTGAGACAGCTTACATACATGATAAACAGTGGGCAAATTCTACCGTGCGTCTTGGTTTACCCGGCAACATCCATGCACGTATGATTCTCAAACAAAAGGCTTGATATTTGCCCAGGCTTCACGAAATTTCTGGCTCCGCCACTGCTGCCATGTGGGCTGGGTTGAAGACCAATCGACCGGGCCTAGGACGGTTCGCTTTGATCAATATTTATGGATCTTTTTCTTTGCATTGCGGGTTAGTTTTAAAAACCAATAGGGGGTTTTCTGTAAAAGTTtatgacggactaagaatacctatttcttttattagtaggtatagtttATACTCAAATGATACATCTTATTTGTTTACGTATTCTATATGTCGCCTGTCGTATGATTATTATTTTCTTGTGTGCAGAAAACTATGACTCAAGGAAAAGAAtactgtgaaaggaaagttaattTGCTGAAGTCCAACTTCGATGAACTACTTGAGGTAATATTGACAGACTGCACTGCTCTTGTAGATGCTCATTTCAGCCCAACTGGAGGACAAATGCTTTAGCTTTCACTTTGTTAAAATTATAACTGAATAAAAACACTGAAGATACTGAAGTTCATTACATTTGAGCTTGAGTAACTTCTAGTTGAGTGAGGTAGAAATGGTCTCATGATGAAACATTTAGGAGAAAGGTTTTCATTCATCCATGCATGTGTGCTGTAAGCTTGTAACATGCATACCTTTTGGTTTGGTCGAGTTTATCTTATATGCTCAGGTCTTGCCTTGTGTTCACATACCAACAACATTCTATGTAAAAGTTAGTTCTGTGTTGCCAGGTACCACCAAATTAACCTTACGCACCATGTCACTGACCAAGTTGATGGGAAGATATATAATTCAGTGCCTTCAAATATGATAAGTGTTAGTGCAACTGCTCATTATATTAGTATCAGTTCTTACAAAACAAACTATCA encodes:
- the LOC123432026 gene encoding probable prefoldin subunit 5; protein product: MMLILSPRLPSRSRLFLSPSLPTSPPPPPLPPSPSPTSSSGGQQAAMASPARIDVDKLSVEQLKALKEQTDLEVNLLQDSLSKIRTAATRLENATAALHELSLRPQGKKLLVPLTASLYVPGTLDDAEKVLVDVGTGYYIEKTMTQGKEYCERKVNLLKSNFDELLEMATKKKSIADEMGMFLQAKLRQASPSSSS